One genomic segment of Amycolatopsis sp. WQ 127309 includes these proteins:
- a CDS encoding APC family permease: protein MAAPEKARGATARPPAPTTGPASSAEDAELLAALGYEQRFDRKVSLWGNFALGFVYLSPLVGVVSLFAIGLSSAGPPSIFWILIIGVGQLLVALVFGEVVSQFPLAGGLYQWSRRLWNGRYAWFTAWTYISCITIGITSTALFSSDFVASLFGGTAAHPGVSSTPGERLVIALAVTVVCLVCNSFGTRVLALISKIGLAAELVGIVLVGIYLLVFQRHNPVSVFFDGMGTSHAGGYFGAFMAASLVGLFLYYGFEACGEVAEEVPNPARSIPRAMQLTVVVGGLAAILAFAGYALAAPDLTAIVSGSDTNPIPAILQASIGTVGTKLILVVTLTSFIAGVMSQQAAASRIVFSFARDDMFPGSRVFSQVSPRHRVPVNALLAVNIVPVLIFVFVYFSPDSLVRIAAFQVLAGYAAFQLVVLAALRMRLRGWRPAGAWSLGRSGLVVNVAALVYGVLAMVLLAAPTGDAGTPFVDRWIALIGFLVVSAVGLVYLLVAKPERKSTAPEGDALEVAARLRARAATATEGIGS, encoded by the coding sequence ATGGCAGCACCAGAGAAAGCGAGAGGTGCCACGGCCCGGCCGCCGGCACCCACCACCGGTCCCGCCTCGTCCGCGGAGGACGCGGAGCTCCTCGCCGCGCTGGGTTACGAGCAGCGCTTCGACCGCAAAGTCAGCCTGTGGGGCAACTTCGCCCTGGGCTTCGTCTACCTTTCGCCGCTCGTCGGCGTGGTTTCCCTGTTCGCGATCGGCCTGTCGTCGGCGGGACCGCCCTCCATCTTCTGGATCCTGATCATCGGCGTCGGCCAGCTGCTCGTCGCCCTGGTCTTCGGTGAGGTGGTCTCGCAGTTCCCGCTCGCGGGCGGGCTCTACCAGTGGTCGCGCCGGCTGTGGAACGGCCGCTACGCCTGGTTCACCGCTTGGACCTACATCTCCTGCATCACCATCGGCATCACGAGCACCGCGCTGTTCAGCTCGGACTTCGTGGCCAGCCTCTTCGGCGGCACCGCGGCCCACCCGGGCGTCAGCTCGACGCCCGGGGAGCGCCTGGTCATCGCGCTCGCCGTGACGGTGGTGTGCTTGGTGTGCAACAGTTTCGGCACCCGGGTCCTGGCCCTGATCTCGAAGATCGGCCTGGCCGCCGAGCTCGTCGGCATCGTCCTGGTCGGCATCTACCTGCTGGTGTTCCAGCGCCACAACCCCGTCTCCGTCTTCTTCGACGGGATGGGCACCAGCCACGCCGGCGGTTACTTCGGGGCGTTCATGGCCGCCTCGCTCGTCGGCCTGTTCCTCTACTACGGGTTCGAGGCGTGCGGCGAGGTCGCCGAAGAGGTTCCGAACCCGGCGCGCAGCATCCCGCGTGCCATGCAGCTGACCGTGGTCGTCGGCGGGCTCGCCGCGATCCTGGCCTTCGCCGGCTACGCGCTCGCCGCTCCCGACCTGACCGCCATCGTGTCCGGTTCGGACACCAACCCGATCCCGGCCATCCTGCAGGCCTCGATCGGCACCGTGGGCACGAAGCTCATCCTGGTGGTCACCCTGACGTCGTTCATCGCCGGGGTGATGAGCCAGCAGGCCGCGGCGAGCCGGATCGTCTTCTCCTTCGCCCGCGACGACATGTTCCCCGGCTCCCGGGTGTTCTCCCAGGTCTCCCCGCGCCACCGGGTCCCGGTCAACGCCCTGCTCGCCGTGAACATCGTGCCGGTGCTCATCTTCGTGTTCGTCTACTTCTCCCCGGACTCGCTGGTGCGGATCGCCGCGTTCCAGGTGCTCGCGGGCTACGCGGCCTTCCAGCTGGTCGTGCTGGCCGCGTTGCGGATGCGCCTGCGCGGCTGGCGGCCGGCCGGGGCCTGGTCGCTCGGCCGTTCCGGGCTGGTCGTCAACGTCGCGGCCCTGGTCTACGGCGTGCTCGCGATGGTGCTGCTCGCCGCCCCCACCGGCGACGCCGGCACGCCGTTCGTCGACCGGTGGATCGCGCTGATCGGGTTTCTCGTGGTCTCGGCGGTCGGGCTGGTCTACCTGCTGGTCGCCAAGCCGGAGCGCAAGTCCACCGCGC
- the hisD gene encoding histidinol dehydrogenase — protein sequence MSTSSMIVKKPVAPAATRTSSPEIVDTVAGIIADVRANGDAAVRRWSEKFDAWSPESFRLGPDEIAAIVASVPETVLDDLRFVQRQVRGFAQAQRDSLTDFEVETLPGVFLGQRNIPISAAGAYVPGGRYPLTASAHMTVVTAKVAGVGRVAATTPPDRGTPPPVSVAAMHLAGADEIFVLGGVQAVAALALGTESVAAVDMLAGPGNAYVAEAKRQLFGEVGIDLFAGPTEVLIVADDTADPFTVATDLLSQAEHGPDSPAVLITTSAEVARRTISYVEELLVELPTRDVAGRAWRDRGEVLVVPDITAAYELADEYASEHVQVLTAEPRLALDRMRNYGALFLGEKTCVAYGDKVIGTNHVLPTLGAARYTGGLWVGKYLKTVTYQEIQDARSSVELGEICGRASRLENFEGHARSGDVRTARFGTARLGWTDHTFGRA from the coding sequence GTGTCCACATCGTCCATGATCGTGAAGAAGCCCGTGGCGCCCGCGGCGACGCGCACCAGCAGCCCGGAGATCGTCGACACGGTCGCCGGCATCATCGCGGACGTCCGGGCGAACGGGGACGCCGCGGTGCGGCGCTGGTCGGAGAAGTTCGACGCGTGGAGCCCGGAGTCCTTCCGGCTCGGCCCGGACGAGATCGCCGCCATCGTGGCCTCGGTGCCGGAGACCGTGCTCGACGACCTGCGGTTCGTGCAGCGCCAGGTGCGCGGGTTCGCCCAGGCCCAGCGGGACTCGCTCACCGACTTCGAGGTCGAGACCCTGCCCGGGGTTTTCCTGGGGCAGCGCAACATCCCGATCAGCGCCGCCGGGGCGTACGTCCCGGGTGGACGGTACCCGCTGACCGCGTCGGCGCACATGACCGTGGTGACCGCCAAGGTCGCCGGGGTCGGCCGGGTCGCCGCCACCACGCCGCCGGACCGCGGCACGCCGCCGCCCGTCAGCGTGGCGGCCATGCACCTGGCCGGCGCGGACGAGATCTTCGTCCTGGGCGGGGTGCAGGCGGTCGCCGCGCTGGCGCTGGGCACCGAGAGCGTCGCCGCGGTCGACATGCTCGCCGGGCCGGGCAACGCCTACGTCGCCGAAGCCAAGCGGCAGCTCTTCGGCGAGGTCGGCATCGACCTGTTCGCCGGCCCCACCGAGGTCCTCATCGTCGCCGACGACACCGCCGACCCGTTCACCGTGGCCACGGACCTGCTGTCGCAGGCCGAGCACGGACCCGATTCCCCGGCGGTGCTGATCACGACGTCGGCGGAGGTGGCGCGCCGCACGATCTCCTACGTCGAGGAGCTGCTCGTCGAGCTGCCGACCCGCGACGTGGCCGGCCGCGCCTGGCGCGACCGGGGCGAGGTGCTCGTCGTCCCGGACATCACCGCGGCCTACGAGCTCGCCGACGAGTACGCGAGCGAGCACGTCCAGGTGCTCACCGCCGAGCCGCGGCTCGCCCTGGACCGCATGCGCAACTACGGCGCCCTCTTCCTGGGCGAGAAGACCTGCGTCGCCTACGGGGACAAGGTGATCGGGACGAACCACGTGCTGCCCACCCTGGGCGCGGCCCGCTACACCGGCGGGCTCTGGGTCGGCAAGTACCTCAAGACCGTCACCTACCAGGAGATCCAGGACGCCCGCTCCAGCGTGGAGCTGGGCGAGATCTGCGGCCGGGCCTCGCGCCTGGAGAACTTCGAGGGACACGCCCGCTCCGGCGACGTCCGCACCGCCCGCTTCGGCACGGCCCGGCTCGGCTGGACCGACCACACCTTCGGTCGCGCCTGA
- a CDS encoding PucR family transcriptional regulator has translation MGDVLTVRAALDLEVFRRTEVSVLAGEDRLDRPVRWVHTGEIPDIHRFLSGQEMLLTAGLGMGGTADLQRAFVRRLADAHAAVLVVELAGRMFATMPEAVIDEARAVGLPLVGLRDEIPFAEASAQIHEVLVELRVSRLIAEEATGQAFMDLLLADEDYVAMVKEVARRTGHPVVLEDVSHRMLAYAGATGEADYVVADWGVHSRAIHERHQPVLREGRGGPTARAGSFRHVAACARRPVVLRGESWGWLHLLHGPDQPRPADLAALERAAAAVAITLLSERESGARAAQRHGALLNRLQLGDIPGEKFVERALALGQDLRHRDLIVVVAGRTTEADLGFVLREQGYPAVVGDLGDLDLAVAGLPRGAGDAELLARLTKHGLPGGVSRIVAPAALPSAIRQSRSAASAATAGRAGRLLRFDDLGALRLLVALAEGPELARYVEDELGPLLEHDALTSNPLLPTLRVFLRCGGNKARAAEALFVQRRTLYHRLDRLSAVLGFDLADVEVQQRLQLAVRGHDLLDRPVHRR, from the coding sequence ATGGGCGATGTCCTGACCGTCCGCGCGGCCCTCGACCTCGAGGTGTTCCGCCGGACCGAGGTGTCGGTCCTCGCCGGCGAAGACCGGCTCGACCGGCCCGTGCGCTGGGTCCACACCGGCGAGATCCCGGACATCCACCGGTTCCTCTCCGGCCAGGAGATGCTGCTGACGGCCGGGCTCGGCATGGGCGGCACCGCCGACCTCCAGCGGGCGTTCGTCCGGAGGCTCGCCGACGCGCACGCGGCCGTCCTCGTCGTCGAACTGGCCGGCCGGATGTTCGCCACCATGCCGGAAGCCGTGATCGACGAGGCCAGGGCCGTCGGGCTGCCCCTCGTCGGGTTGCGCGACGAGATCCCGTTCGCCGAGGCCTCGGCGCAGATCCACGAAGTGCTGGTGGAGCTCCGGGTGAGCCGGCTCATCGCCGAGGAGGCGACCGGGCAGGCCTTTATGGACCTGCTGCTGGCCGACGAAGACTACGTCGCGATGGTCAAGGAAGTCGCCCGCCGCACCGGCCACCCGGTCGTGCTCGAGGACGTGTCCCACCGGATGCTCGCCTACGCGGGCGCCACCGGCGAGGCGGACTACGTCGTCGCGGACTGGGGTGTGCATTCGCGGGCGATCCACGAGCGGCACCAGCCCGTCCTGCGCGAAGGACGCGGGGGGCCGACGGCCCGGGCCGGCTCGTTCCGCCACGTCGCCGCGTGCGCCCGGCGCCCGGTCGTCCTGCGCGGGGAGTCCTGGGGCTGGCTGCACCTGCTGCACGGCCCGGACCAGCCGCGCCCGGCTGACCTCGCGGCGCTGGAGCGGGCCGCGGCGGCCGTGGCGATCACCCTGCTGAGCGAACGGGAGAGCGGAGCGCGCGCGGCCCAGCGGCACGGCGCCCTGCTCAACCGGCTGCAGCTCGGCGACATCCCGGGCGAGAAGTTCGTCGAGCGCGCCCTGGCGCTGGGCCAGGACCTCCGGCACCGCGACCTGATCGTCGTGGTCGCCGGGCGGACGACCGAGGCCGACCTCGGGTTCGTCCTGCGGGAGCAGGGATACCCCGCGGTCGTCGGCGATCTCGGGGACCTCGACCTGGCGGTGGCCGGGCTGCCCCGCGGCGCGGGTGACGCCGAGCTGCTCGCGCGGCTGACGAAACACGGCTTGCCGGGCGGGGTCAGCCGGATCGTCGCCCCGGCCGCACTGCCCAGCGCGATCCGCCAGAGCCGCAGCGCCGCGTCGGCGGCCACCGCCGGACGCGCCGGGCGGCTGCTGCGGTTCGACGACCTCGGTGCCCTCCGGCTCCTGGTGGCGCTGGCGGAAGGCCCGGAACTGGCGCGGTACGTCGAGGACGAGCTCGGCCCGTTGCTGGAGCACGACGCGCTCACCTCGAACCCGTTGCTGCCCACGCTGCGTGTCTTCCTCCGGTGCGGGGGCAACAAGGCACGCGCGGCGGAGGCGCTCTTCGTGCAGCGCCGGACCCTCTACCACCGGCTGGACCGGCTCTCGGCCGTGCTCGGGTTCGATCTCGCGGACGTCGAGGTGCAGCAACGCCTCCAGCTCGCCGTCCGCGGCCACGACCTGCTCGACCGGCCGGTCCACCGGCGCTGA
- a CDS encoding glycoside hydrolase family 3 N-terminal domain-containing protein, with product MTEFERDAYAVLLPVAGELKVDPWLRDLVRRGTQAVLIGETRAEYVARAMSPERRAGESAGDFTAFVAELADTAAAPLLFAVDQEPWGIARLHDLVPAFPDAGSLRGLPAEEIAAAAAAVATAARALGVTVFLSPVLDVLSGENPWLAGRTLPFDHEEVGRVGAAFVTGVQSAGVLAVAKHFPGHPELALDPAVHDTALDVSRPADLEPFRRVVSAGVRAVMTGPVVVPAIDPAEPASTSAEIMRLLRHDLGFDGLVVSDDLDTPSTTRGRSLPETVMAALDAGVDLLLLPGGPELAGLAGRIAGRASTDEPFATRLAEAAARVRHAATTFDRGSAGWAMS from the coding sequence GTGACCGAGTTCGAGCGTGACGCGTACGCCGTCCTGCTGCCGGTCGCCGGCGAACTGAAGGTGGATCCGTGGCTTCGTGACCTGGTGCGACGGGGCACGCAGGCGGTCCTGATCGGGGAGACCCGCGCCGAGTACGTCGCCCGGGCGATGTCCCCGGAACGGCGGGCCGGGGAGTCGGCCGGGGATTTCACGGCGTTCGTCGCCGAACTGGCCGACACCGCCGCCGCCCCGCTCCTGTTCGCGGTGGACCAGGAGCCGTGGGGGATCGCCCGGCTGCACGACCTGGTGCCCGCCTTCCCGGACGCCGGCTCGCTGCGGGGACTGCCCGCCGAGGAGATCGCCGCGGCCGCGGCGGCCGTCGCGACCGCCGCCCGCGCGCTGGGGGTGACCGTGTTCCTCTCGCCGGTGCTCGACGTGCTGTCGGGGGAGAACCCGTGGCTCGCCGGCCGGACGCTGCCCTTCGACCACGAAGAGGTCGGTCGCGTCGGCGCCGCGTTCGTCACGGGAGTCCAGAGCGCCGGGGTGCTCGCGGTGGCGAAGCACTTCCCCGGCCACCCGGAACTCGCCCTCGATCCCGCGGTGCACGACACCGCGCTGGACGTGTCCCGCCCGGCCGACCTGGAGCCCTTCCGCCGGGTGGTGTCGGCCGGGGTGCGCGCGGTGATGACCGGGCCGGTGGTGGTGCCGGCGATCGATCCCGCCGAGCCCGCGTCGACCTCGGCCGAGATCATGCGGCTGCTGCGCCACGACCTCGGGTTCGACGGGCTCGTCGTCAGCGACGACCTGGACACGCCCAGCACGACCAGGGGGCGTTCGCTGCCCGAGACCGTCATGGCGGCGCTCGACGCGGGAGTGGATCTGCTCCTGCTCCCCGGCGGCCCGGAACTCGCCGGGCTGGCCGGCCGCATCGCCGGCCGGGCGAGCACCGATGAGCCGTTCGCGACCCGCTTGGCCGAGGCCGCGGCCCGGGTCCGGCACGCGGCCACGACGTTCGACCGGGGAAGTGCCGGATGGGCGATGTCCTGA
- a CDS encoding LacI family DNA-binding transcriptional regulator — translation MVTMKDVARAAGVSQAAVSYAYNRPEKLSAAQRQAIMEIAAQLGYAGPNAVGASLRSGRSGAIGVMLMDTLEYAFTDPSTRCLLEGIVQTRRFDDLALTLLPLPHRGVPAAVGEPRSGDQAALRGLVDGVIVHCLPDDHSALLTLQSRGIPMIIIDAPHLPGVPLVGIADREAAREQVEHLLGLGHRRFGIIAERLLPDGFHGLVDARRRARCAERVVRERIAGYQEACEAAGLDFEQVPVVEAGGFDLAAGVPAAHDLLTGTEVTAVVATSDTMAIAVLEAARDRGLRVPEDLSVVGFDDAPEAAPRGLTTIRQPMVHKGRIAAELLFGLLRGDPKPDDVYLPTELVRRRTSGAPRVTR, via the coding sequence ATGGTCACGATGAAGGACGTCGCCCGGGCCGCCGGGGTGTCGCAGGCCGCGGTGTCCTACGCCTACAACCGGCCGGAGAAGCTCTCCGCGGCCCAGCGGCAGGCCATCATGGAGATCGCCGCCCAGCTCGGCTACGCCGGGCCGAACGCCGTCGGCGCCAGCCTCCGCTCCGGCCGCAGCGGTGCGATCGGCGTGATGCTGATGGACACCCTCGAATACGCCTTCACCGACCCGTCCACCCGGTGCCTGCTCGAGGGGATCGTGCAGACGCGGCGCTTCGACGACCTGGCCCTCACCCTGCTGCCGCTCCCCCACCGCGGCGTGCCGGCGGCCGTCGGCGAACCACGAAGCGGTGACCAGGCCGCGCTGCGGGGCCTGGTCGACGGCGTGATCGTGCACTGCCTGCCCGACGACCACTCGGCGTTGCTGACCCTCCAGTCGCGGGGTATCCCGATGATCATCATCGACGCCCCGCACCTGCCGGGCGTGCCGCTCGTCGGCATCGCCGACCGGGAGGCCGCGCGCGAGCAGGTCGAGCACCTGCTCGGGCTGGGACACCGGCGCTTCGGGATCATCGCGGAACGTCTGCTGCCGGACGGTTTCCACGGGCTCGTCGACGCGCGGCGGCGCGCCCGGTGCGCCGAACGCGTCGTGCGGGAGCGGATCGCCGGCTACCAGGAGGCCTGCGAGGCCGCCGGCCTGGACTTCGAGCAGGTCCCCGTGGTGGAGGCCGGCGGGTTCGACCTCGCCGCGGGTGTCCCGGCGGCACACGATCTCCTCACCGGCACCGAGGTGACCGCGGTCGTGGCCACTTCGGACACGATGGCGATCGCCGTGCTGGAAGCGGCGCGCGACCGCGGGCTGCGGGTGCCCGAAGACCTGTCGGTCGTCGGGTTCGACGACGCTCCCGAAGCCGCTCCCCGCGGCCTGACCACCATCCGGCAGCCGATGGTCCACAAGGGACGGATCGCCGCCGAGCTCCTCTTCGGGTTGCTGCGTGGCGATCCGAAGCCGGACGACGTGTACCTGCCGACCGAACTCGTGCGCCGCCGCACGTCCGGCGCACCGAGGGTGACGCGATGA
- a CDS encoding DeoR/GlpR family DNA-binding transcription regulator produces MRNDDRRKTIVEQLRGTGTVTVAELVAVTTVSEMTIRRDLDVLAAQGVLRRVHGGAVLLRRAEAESFDARLTTAAEAKEAIGATVASMIADGETVVLDRGTTALAVARHLRDRPVTVMPLSLHAALALLDGTQAEVLLPGGQPSRQELALAGPLALVSVRSLRFDVAVLGAPAFSTGTGITTPDLADGEMKRQALAVAGRAILAVDGTKWGRTALVRVCPPDALDAVVTDTSAPQAERDALLAAGVHVEQCP; encoded by the coding sequence ATGAGAAACGACGACCGCCGGAAAACCATCGTCGAACAGCTACGCGGCACCGGCACGGTCACGGTCGCCGAACTGGTCGCCGTGACCACGGTGTCCGAGATGACCATCCGCCGCGATCTGGACGTCCTGGCCGCGCAGGGGGTGCTGCGCCGCGTCCACGGTGGCGCGGTCCTGCTCCGCCGGGCCGAGGCGGAGTCGTTCGACGCCCGGCTCACCACGGCCGCCGAAGCCAAGGAGGCCATCGGCGCCACGGTCGCCTCGATGATCGCCGACGGCGAGACCGTCGTCCTCGACCGCGGCACGACAGCCCTGGCGGTCGCCCGGCACCTGCGCGACCGCCCGGTCACGGTGATGCCGCTTTCCCTGCACGCGGCGCTCGCGCTCCTGGACGGCACCCAGGCCGAGGTGCTCCTGCCCGGCGGGCAGCCGTCGCGTCAGGAGCTCGCGCTGGCCGGGCCGCTCGCCCTGGTTTCCGTGCGGTCACTCCGGTTCGACGTGGCGGTGCTCGGCGCGCCCGCGTTCAGCACCGGCACCGGGATCACCACGCCCGACCTCGCCGACGGCGAGATGAAGCGGCAGGCGCTGGCGGTCGCGGGCCGCGCGATCCTCGCCGTCGACGGCACCAAGTGGGGCCGCACCGCCCTGGTCCGGGTCTGCCCGCCGGACGCGCTCGACGCCGTCGTCACCGACACCTCGGCGCCGCAAGCCGAGCGAGACGCCCTGCTCGCCGCCGGCGTCCACGTGGAGCAGTGCCCCTAA
- a CDS encoding TetR/AcrR family transcriptional regulator yields the protein MGDEDGAGDQPGRARSYRKAEERREQVLAKAIELFAQHGVDTSLRSIGEAIGVSHAALRYYFPSRDDLLIAVYQAHEAAEDEEDGDSATAVLKRSALRNREVPGLVELYATLTTDALQPDRHPAVRDFVWQRFRRVRAELADMVREGQSTDVDADDAAALLVAASDGLQVQWLLDPEAVDVHRVLSLLERLVLGSARPRQDGETEHGGQREPGGNQEHQR from the coding sequence ATGGGCGACGAGGACGGTGCCGGAGACCAGCCTGGGCGAGCACGGTCCTACCGCAAGGCCGAAGAGCGGCGTGAGCAGGTCCTGGCGAAGGCGATCGAGCTGTTCGCCCAGCACGGCGTCGACACCTCGCTGCGCTCGATCGGTGAAGCGATCGGGGTTTCCCACGCCGCGCTGCGGTACTACTTCCCGTCCCGCGACGACCTGCTGATCGCCGTCTACCAGGCCCACGAGGCCGCCGAGGACGAGGAAGACGGCGACTCGGCGACCGCGGTGCTGAAACGCAGCGCGTTGCGCAACCGCGAAGTCCCGGGCCTGGTCGAGCTGTACGCGACCTTGACGACCGACGCCCTGCAACCCGACCGCCACCCGGCGGTACGGGACTTCGTCTGGCAGCGGTTCCGGCGGGTACGAGCAGAACTCGCCGACATGGTGCGCGAGGGACAGAGCACCGACGTGGACGCCGACGACGCGGCGGCCCTGCTGGTCGCCGCCTCCGACGGGCTGCAGGTGCAGTGGCTGCTCGACCCGGAGGCGGTCGACGTGCACCGCGTGCTGAGCCTGCTGGAACGGCTGGTGCTCGGCTCAGCGCGCCCGCGCCAGGACGGCGAGACCGAGCACGGCGGCCAGCGCGAACCCGGCGGGAACCAGGAACACCAGCGGTAG
- a CDS encoding MFS transporter, translated as MSGQPPGARSGAGLDPGTGQPGQTALRLVWSTPLYLRSTVALFLSGLGFSAAAPQIASFLVGELHASLTVAGLYYLTNLTAPVAGYLVGARSDRTGSRLGLFRLCAVVGFAGWTAIALAPRLWVPFVVSAVVLGFAGAATSQLFAAIHDQAALRPSPANDGVVAIVRMALTAGWVVGPVAGSFLAAVAGSRVMLFATAVATLAQLVPLGALRDPGVLNAAAAAGKPRSVRPGVRAMLPLLAFTALYICVYAGESVKYAFLPIYMNDRLGFSPALSGAIIGIQPLVELVLMPVAVVVARRTGEVRLMVLAAGFGVGANLCFALTGTAAGLFAGQVLMGGVWGVFATLGIIVAQRLLPRAVATASAIFLSSTALSSALGGLAGGLGAAWIGLPLVFLVPAGFALAAVLGLAVLARAR; from the coding sequence ATGAGCGGACAACCTCCCGGTGCGCGGAGCGGAGCGGGTCTCGATCCCGGAACCGGACAGCCCGGGCAGACGGCGTTGCGGCTGGTGTGGTCCACCCCGCTGTACCTCCGGTCGACGGTGGCGTTGTTCCTGTCCGGGCTGGGGTTCTCCGCCGCGGCCCCGCAGATCGCGTCGTTCCTGGTCGGCGAGCTGCACGCGTCGCTGACGGTCGCGGGTCTCTACTACCTGACCAACCTCACCGCGCCGGTGGCGGGTTATCTGGTGGGGGCCCGCTCCGACCGCACCGGTTCGCGGCTGGGGTTGTTCCGGCTGTGCGCGGTCGTCGGGTTCGCCGGGTGGACGGCGATCGCTCTCGCGCCGCGGTTGTGGGTGCCGTTCGTGGTGAGCGCGGTCGTGCTCGGCTTCGCCGGTGCCGCGACGTCGCAGCTGTTCGCGGCCATCCACGACCAGGCGGCGCTGCGTCCGAGCCCGGCCAACGACGGGGTCGTGGCGATCGTGCGGATGGCGCTCACCGCGGGCTGGGTCGTGGGGCCGGTGGCGGGGTCGTTCCTGGCGGCCGTGGCCGGCTCCCGTGTGATGCTGTTCGCGACGGCGGTCGCGACCCTGGCGCAGCTGGTGCCGTTGGGCGCGCTGCGCGATCCGGGCGTACTCAACGCCGCCGCGGCAGCGGGTAAGCCGCGCTCGGTCAGGCCCGGCGTCCGCGCGATGCTGCCGTTGCTCGCCTTCACGGCGCTCTACATCTGCGTCTACGCCGGTGAGTCGGTCAAATACGCGTTCCTGCCGATCTACATGAACGACCGGCTGGGGTTCAGCCCGGCGCTCAGCGGCGCGATCATCGGTATCCAGCCGTTGGTGGAGCTGGTGCTCATGCCCGTCGCGGTGGTCGTCGCCCGTCGGACGGGTGAGGTGCGGCTGATGGTGCTGGCCGCCGGGTTCGGGGTCGGTGCGAACCTCTGCTTCGCGTTGACCGGTACCGCGGCCGGGTTGTTCGCCGGGCAGGTCCTGATGGGCGGGGTCTGGGGGGTGTTCGCGACCTTGGGGATCATCGTCGCGCAGCGGCTGTTGCCGCGGGCGGTGGCGACGGCCTCGGCGATCTTCCTGAGTTCGACCGCGCTCAGCTCCGCGCTGGGCGGGCTGGCCGGCGGGCTGGGCGCGGCCTGGATCGGGCTACCGCTGGTGTTCCTGGTTCCCGCCGGGTTCGCGCTGGCCGCCGTGCTCGGTCTCGCCGTCCTGGCGCGGGCGCGCTGA
- a CDS encoding cupin domain-containing protein, translated as MPSPNPVTTFPARDAFVASKDDAPAYWFYDTLWVILADVHRTGGSFSVIEQWMRAGVGPPLHVHNVDEWFFVFSGSMDMQVGARKLTATAGDSIWIPRGTDHGFTTTRETHVLNGYAPGGVEQIIAGIGKPAERRELPPKDLELPNPDAFGRLLDNYWSSLSTNTWARTAPQR; from the coding sequence ATGCCATCGCCCAACCCCGTCACCACGTTCCCGGCCCGGGACGCTTTTGTTGCCAGCAAGGACGATGCGCCCGCGTACTGGTTCTACGACACGCTGTGGGTGATCCTGGCCGACGTCCACCGGACCGGTGGCTCGTTCTCGGTCATCGAACAGTGGATGCGGGCCGGGGTCGGGCCGCCGCTGCACGTCCACAACGTCGACGAATGGTTCTTCGTGTTCAGCGGCTCGATGGACATGCAGGTCGGCGCGCGCAAGCTCACCGCCACGGCGGGAGACTCGATCTGGATCCCGCGCGGCACCGACCACGGGTTCACCACTACCCGGGAAACGCATGTACTCAACGGTTACGCGCCCGGTGGCGTCGAGCAGATCATCGCTGGGATCGGGAAGCCCGCGGAGCGCCGGGAGCTGCCGCCGAAGGATCTGGAGCTGCCCAACCCGGACGCGTTCGGCCGGTTGCTCGACAACTACTGGTCTTCGCTGAGCACCAACACCTGGGCGCGGACCGCGCCCCAACGCTGA
- a CDS encoding SDR family oxidoreductase → MKLPVRTYAVTGASGQLGRLAVLELVHRGVPASDLVAVVRTPGKAADLAERGVQVREADYSCPRSLAVALAGVDRLLLVSSSEPGRRVAHHTNVIDAARSAGTSRIVYTSMLNADDTTNPLAGEHQDTERVLREAGVPFTLLRNGWYTENYTGQLDEYLRRGEILGAAGAGRISAATRQDYAAAAVTALLQDEPGDRSYELGGSAFDLAELARVTSQVTGTSVVYRDLPVEEYTSSLRQAGLNQGSAEFVAALDASVAHGDLATGSQDLARLLGRPATPLAEAVRAAVR, encoded by the coding sequence GTGAAGCTCCCTGTCCGGACCTACGCGGTCACCGGCGCTTCGGGGCAGCTGGGCCGCCTCGCCGTCCTGGAACTGGTGCACCGCGGGGTGCCCGCCTCTGACCTCGTCGCGGTCGTGCGCACGCCGGGCAAGGCCGCCGACCTCGCCGAGCGCGGGGTGCAGGTGCGCGAAGCGGACTACTCTTGCCCGCGGTCCCTGGCCGTCGCGCTGGCCGGCGTCGACCGGCTGCTGCTCGTCTCCAGCAGCGAGCCGGGCCGGCGGGTCGCCCACCACACCAACGTCATCGACGCGGCCAGGTCGGCGGGGACTTCACGCATCGTCTACACGAGCATGCTCAACGCCGACGACACGACCAACCCGCTGGCGGGAGAGCACCAGGACACCGAGCGAGTGCTGCGCGAGGCTGGCGTCCCGTTCACGCTCCTGCGCAACGGCTGGTACACCGAGAACTACACCGGTCAGCTGGACGAGTACCTGCGGCGCGGCGAGATCCTCGGCGCGGCAGGCGCCGGCCGGATCTCCGCGGCGACACGTCAGGACTACGCCGCCGCCGCGGTGACGGCGTTGCTGCAGGACGAGCCGGGCGACCGGAGCTACGAACTCGGTGGGTCGGCCTTCGACCTCGCCGAGTTGGCCCGGGTCACCAGCCAGGTCACCGGCACCTCGGTGGTCTACCGCGACCTGCCGGTCGAGGAGTACACGTCCTCGCTGCGCCAAGCGGGCCTGAACCAGGGGAGCGCCGAGTTCGTCGCGGCCCTGGACGCCTCCGTCGCGCACGGCGACCTGGCAACCGGCAGTCAGGATCTCGCGCGACTGCTGGGCCGTCCTGCGACGCCACTGGCCGAGGCCGTCCGCGCCGCAGTCCGCTGA